The following nucleotide sequence is from Apium graveolens cultivar Ventura chromosome 4, ASM990537v1, whole genome shotgun sequence.
tatttatagcccaaggatagggttttggggttggtacctttaaatcgtagccattggttctgggagcggagaatacctggctggagtggatgtTTTACACGTGTTAGTGTGGGACTGGCTGAGGAACGTCCTGAGGATcttctgacacgtgccctgattattcccatgattgatgtgtgatagTTGTCCCCATCATGTGCTTGAGCCAgtgtctcacgtgctgggattcATTAAGGTTGGGCTTGCGGGACTGGGCCAGTCAGGACTGTTAGTGTGCAGGACTAGTACTTCCAGGAGCCGTGTGAAGTTAGGAGTCCCGGACTAGTCAttccaggagctgtatggagttaggagtctTGGATTAGTTCTTTCAGGAGCTATACAAAGTTAGGAGTCCGGGGTTAGGCCCTGCAGGAGCTATATGTCCTATCACAAATAACAATCAAATGCACATACAGTCAACTAGACATTATAATTTGGATAACACTAAATACGCGAAATTGATTTTCTAATGTAAGGGACCAAATTGATAACACTAAATACGCGAAATTGGTTTTCTAATGTAAGAGACCAAATTGGTTTTTTTAATTTGAAGGGATAAATTATGATTTGTGATAAGAAAATTAATTGTGGAACGAGACGCAGAGCACAATTAAGATTGAATTTAGAGATAACTCAAGTGATTaaaatttttatttcttgtttcaTCGAGGTCTGGGTTGAGCCCGAAATTTGTAATTTATTAGAATAAATATTTAGTGATAAAATGTATACTCAATAACGAGCCTAATTAATGAGTTTGTTTTGTAGAATGAACATTTTCAGTCATTTATAtcaaaaaattgttatttttaatattcttttGTGCATATAAGTACATGTTAAACACtgaaatttataaatttgaaatattttgatTGATATAATTTTTGTTGGGTTTTACCCCTATTAAAAAGTGATCAATCAAAGGAAGTCAAAATTATAAAATCCGAGATCAATCAAAATAACTTGTGGAGAGGACTATGAACAGTGTTTGGTAGTAGTATATTCCCATGAAATGACAACAGAGGTGTTGAATATGATTGAATATGCATCTTCAAGTCTCCTGTATAGAAGAAGAAGTCATCTTCAACATAACTACTATTCTTCCAAACCCCATACTCCATCTCTGGGTGTATTTGATAATGTTCATGATGTTGATGACGCACTCAACCTGTTTGATAAAATGCTCCACAGAACCCCTCTTCCTTCTGTGTATTACTTCACTAGATTACTCGATTGTATCGCAAAGATGAAGCATTATGATTCTGCACTTGTATTATTCAACAAAATGTGTTTCTTGGGGATTCCTGTTAATCATTATACTATGACCATTGCTATCAACTGTTACTGTCATATGAATTTACCTGGTTTTGCTTTTTCCGTGTTTGGTAGTTTCTTCAAGCGCGGTTGTAAACCCACTTTGCCTACGTTTACTCTACTCATAAGAGAACTTGCGTTAGCGGATAGGACCCCGGATGCAGTTAACTTTTTTAGAAAGGTATTCAGGGAGAAAATTTGTAAACATGATGCAATATTGTTTGGTACCGTTGTAGACGGGTTTTGTAAAGCTGGGCAGACAATGAGAGCCATTCGTTTGATCGATTTGATGGAACAAATTAATTGTAAAGCAGATACTACGGTTTGTGCAAAGATAGACTAGTTGATAAGGCCCTGGACCTTTTCTCGGAAATGATGGGGAAAGGTCTTGTACCTGATGTTTTCACATATACCTCGTTGCTTCAGGGATTATGTACTTTAGGGCGCTGGGATGATGTTATCAAAAAAATCCAAGAAATGGGTGCTCACAGAATCAGTCCAAATGTGTACACTTTTAATATATTAGTGGATGCATATTGTAAGGAAGGTAAATTGGAAGAAGCTGAATTTATGTTCCGTAGCATGACCGCAAGAGGTATACATCCTAATGTTGTAACCTACAGTGTACTGATCGAAGGATATTGTTTTAAACGGAAAATGGATAAAGCAATGGTTTGGTACCGTGATATGATTGAAAATAACGTTTTCCCAAGTACTTTTATGTATAACAGCTTGATTAACGGGTATTGCAAGAGCAAGAAAACGGATCACGCATTGAAACTCTTTCGGTTCATGCAATCAAAAGGAGTAAAGCCTGACGTTGTTACGTACAACATTGTTATAGATATGTTATATCGAATGGGTAAATGTACATCGGCTCTTGAACTTTATACTGAGATGCAAGCAAGGGGAATCATGCCAGATACGGTCACTTACACGATAGTACTGAATGGATTGTGCCAAAATAACTACATTGATGAGACCATGTCATTACTTCAAATGTTGGAAAAAAGGGGACTTAATTCACATATATACTATTATACTATCATCATTGATGGTACTAGCAAGCACGGAGATTTTGATTCAGCACGGGCAATTTTCAATGATCTTCCCATGAAAGGGGTGAAGCCTAATGTTCATACATATACCGTACTAATAAACGGTCTTTGTTTGAACAACCTATTTAAAGAAGCAAAAGAGTATCTTGTAAAAATGGAAGAGGATGGTTGTTTGCCAAATAGTGTCACTAACAATGTTATTGCCCAAGGATTTTTTAAAGGAAATAAATGTGATGAGGCTGTGAAAATTCTGAAGGAAATGGTTGAGAAGGGTTTCAAACCTGATGCATCGACTTTTGAATTGCTGTTAGAGCAATTGCCGTCTAAAGGACAAGATTCCACTTTGATGGATATGATACAAAACTTTGTTCCCCGTGATATCATTGTCTCTAGTTCCAATAGTTGAATGAGTTCTATTATTTAGAGTTCTGGAAGAAGATATATTTGGTTTATATATGCTGCTTTGATCATCATGACAACTGTGTTATTTGTAAGCCAGAATGTACCAGATATAATTTTCTTAATTGTAAGTTTGTGATATGCTAGTTTCTGTTTAGGGACTAGAAAAAAATGCTTTAACTGTATGTTGAGAAGGGTTTCACACCTGACGCATCGGCCTTTAAATTGCTACTGGACCGATTGCCGTCTGAAGGACAAGATTATACTTTGATGGATATGATACAAAACTTTGTTTCCGTAATATCATTGTCTTTTGTTCCAATAGTTGAGATGAGTTCTATAATTTAGAGTTCTAGGAGAAGATATTTTTGGTTTATATAGGCTGCTTGGAACGTCATGACAACTGTTTTATTTGTAACCCAGAATGTACCTAACAGAATTTGCTTGTTTGTGATGTACTAATTTCATGCTAAATTCAGCGTTGTTTTTTTCTTAAAAACATTGTATGTTCTTAAAGAATTTCACTCCTAATTTGTGAGAGAATTTGATAGGGGAAGACAGCAGATTTTACGGTAGGGTTTGTACAGGTAACAGTGAATCGAAATCTCTTTTGACTGGAGGAGTTGTTCCGTTCAGCTAGCTTCTACTGGTAGAGATGGTATATATAGGAGTAACTAGAGCACGTTTTCTGGAATTATAAGCCTTTGGAGGTAAGCTCCAGTTAAGTTTTGAGGAATTTAGGGTTACCTTCTACTGGAGCATTTGATCATTGTATATCCATGTCCTATAATATATCTTTCCCAAGTTTTAACATATTGTAAGGTTTATTTGTTGAACTATTTGGGTTTGTTTCTTGAATTTCTCCCTTTTTTCAAAGTTCAGATTACGTGATCTTTCCTGTTGTTTttttttcctgttattattgcagcTTATATATTGATGCATATGTGATTTGTATGTGCATTGATATCAGCTGACAAAAATTACAAGACAGGATTTGACATTTCATGACAAAGTCTCCCAAAATTGTTCTAGTTTATTTGGAACTCAGATAACTGGAGTAGTTCACACACTATATGCTAATCAATatcataatcaactcttttcaaaacattataagccatttaattttcaaagaatcaattactgaataaggaattcaattcCTCTTTAAATAATATGGAACCCTTGAgtggactactttaactttcaattcatagtaatacgggtgatcaacatgtaccgacctccatctggtccttaaggtacctatggcataatttcagccttaaatcgGACTATCCCCGCTggcctcttatatgactggactagtcccaccagtctcttacgtctcaaatccaatccatcaggaattcgtttggaaaaccttgtgttgaaAAATAAGGGTTTTACTagattcattttatcattaccgagaatatgaaatcattcatactctttcaagtcgaaactcattcttaagttcaatttcaagaattcaaagaaagtgaaTAAATCAAAGATAAGCAAAGTTCCATGctaaggatcttgatcaaatgatcacaaagtatacaagttagggaatcaaaatAGTTTCAAGGATCATCGTGAATTAAGGTAAACAAAGGAATGAATAATCATTACGCAAGGggttcataaaggttcttatagggtttacaagaattcaagATATTAATGATAAGAAAAGGTTACCAAAAGGTTTGAACAAAaatcttatcaataacaagttcacaaggACAATGACAGGgcatctcaagaatcaataatagGAGTACATCACttaaaagttcaatactctaacatgacatgaacaatatcctctctataataATTTACACAAGTAAGACGAGTTACTTgtctgaattcgctttcctgtttcacaaaggttgaactgCTACCACCTAGtacacttttccctttcctagcctgaatgcactcacgctccgaatctacaatccaaaaatcAAAACCTTATTTAGATTCCCACAGAACACTTAACAATTCCCTttatcgcaataccctaagagtatatatactcaattataaacacacaacaCGTTTATACCAAAACccgtatactttaaccaaatagaCTTCGAATCACGCATTACGATGCAAATACGACATATATCATTTAATCCTTGTATTTCAAACTATATACTTGAGTTATCATATCACTTATATAACTTTATATCAAGACGACTCAATCCTTCATTTTTTCATTATTTATCAAGGTAATGGAATCAAACCAATTACTTTTATACCTATGCTCCATTCGGCTATAACCACAAAACACAACCCAAGAATCAAACATTAACATGCAAGCACCAAAATTGCATATAAACTTGAGATCAAGTCACCACTCATTTTTTTAAATCATCTTTAACCT
It contains:
- the LOC141716709 gene encoding uncharacterized protein LOC141716709; amino-acid sequence: MMGKGLVPDVFTYTSLLQGLCTLGRWDDVIKKIQEMGAHRISPNVYTFNILVDAYCKEGKLEEAEFMFRSMTARGIHPNVVTYSVLIEGYCFKRKMDKAMVWYRDMIENNVFPSTFMYNSLINGYCKSKKTDHALKLFRFMQSKGVKPDVVTYNIVIDMLYRMGKCTSALELYTEMQARGIMPDTVTYTIVLNGLCQNNYIDETMSLLQMLEKRGLNSHIYYYTIIIDGTSKHGDFDSARAIFNDLPMKGVKPNVHTYTVLINGLCLNNLFKEAKEYLVKMEEDGCLPNSVTNNVIAQGFFKGNKCDEAVKILKEMVEKGFKPDASTFELLLEQLPSKGQDSTLMDMIQNFVPRDIIVSSSNS